The Caulobacter sp. FWC2 region AAAGAAGCGTTCGATCGTCATCTTCGTCACGGACGGCGAGAACCACACCAATGATCACGTCCGTACGACCAGGATCCTGGAGGAGTCCGAAGAGCGCGGCGACCAAGTCTATTTCCTGTTCGTGGGCGCGTGCGAGCACGACGTCGACTTCCAGTTTCTGCGGACGATCGCCGAGCGGTTCAAGAACACCGGCGTGGTGATCATTCGCGACCTCGACGCCTTCGTCGATCTTTCGGACGAGCAGTTGAACGCTCAGCTGCTCGGACCCGAATTGCTCGCATGGCTGAAGGCCTGAAGGCGCCGGCGACGGAACAGGGGCGGCTCGGCGAGCGGGCCGTCCAGAGGCAAAGGCCTTGTCGGCGGGACAGGCGGCGTTCAGGTCTTGACTATAAGTCTACATAGGTAGATTTATTTCTCATGGCTCGCGCACGCTCTCTCTCCGCTCACGCCCGAACGGTTCTGGCCGTCCTTCTTGGGGCGGGCGGCGCGTGGTCTCACGGCTACGAAATCGCCCAGCGCGCCGGGATCAAGTCCGGCACGCTCTACCCGCTGCTGATCCGCCTTGAGGCTCAGGGCTATCTCGAAGCCCAGTGGCAACAGCCGGCAGAGGGCGGAAGGCCGCCTCGACATGCCTACCGCCTGACGGAGACGGGCGTGCAGCTGGCGCGAGACAATCCTCCGCAGGCGGCGACGCTCCCAACAGTCGGCCAGGCGGCCAATCCATGAGGGCGCAGCGCCGCCTGGCGGGCCTGGTTTGCGGCATGCTGAACGCCAGCCTGCCCGCCGCCAATCGCGACTGGGCGCTTGCGACGCGCGCGGAGGTCGCCGCGATCGACAATGACGCCGAAGCGTTGGCGTTCGCCCTGGAGACCTTCTGGGGCCTTGGCGTCCCCGGCCTCGGCTGTCGGCTCTTGCGGATCGCCGTTAAGCTCGGGGGCGATGACGGACTCGGCCAGGGCCTTCCGCGCCTGGGCTGGCGTGATCGTCTAAGATACTGGCCTCGCGCCCTTGGCGTGGCCAGCGCGTTCGGCGCTTGCCTGATGGGATTTGCGTACCTGGCCGCCGCGGGCGCGCCGGGCCTCTACATCGTCGGCAATATCGCCGCGCTGGGCCTGGGCCTGGTGATGCTCGCCCTCGTCGGACGCAGCCTGTCGTCGACGGCCGCCGGACTGGGCTCGGTCTTGCTGGGCCTGAGCCTGGTGCTGCTGGGCACGGCGGCGTTTGGCGAAGGGGCCAGCGGGGCGACGCGTTGGCTGCGTCTGGGCGGCCTGGCCGTGCAGCCCAGCCTCATCATCTTGCCGGCGATGGTCGTCGGTTTCGCCCGTTCGCGGACAGTCCCGAGCGTCCTGGCGATGATCCTCGCGGCCGGCGCGCTGGCGCTGCAGCCCGACCGCGCCACGGCGGGCGCACTCTGCGCTGGACTGGCGGCGCAATGGCTGTTGCGCCCCGACCGCCGCGGCCTGATCGCCTTCGCGGCCAGCGCCGTCGG contains the following coding sequences:
- a CDS encoding PadR family transcriptional regulator, with protein sequence MARARSLSAHARTVLAVLLGAGGAWSHGYEIAQRAGIKSGTLYPLLIRLEAQGYLEAQWQQPAEGGRPPRHAYRLTETGVQLARDNPPQAATLPTVGQAANP